From a region of the Streptacidiphilus albus JL83 genome:
- the cobI gene encoding precorrin-2 C(20)-methyltransferase yields MRPVAPPPAPAARLVGIGMGPGDPELVTVKAVRLLTEADVVVVPVMDSGETGRAEATVLHHAAAAKVERIVFALNERQDRARREAAWDAAGARVAELLRTHGLVAFATIGDPNVYSTFTYLAQTLTALIPGLAVETVPGITAMQDLAARSGTVLAEGTEPLTLVPVTAGSAVLRDALAGPGTVVAYKFGRLAAEVKAALADTGRDRDAVWGASLGLPDEQIRPAGHPLDGPLPYLSTLIAPATRTTRGGKL; encoded by the coding sequence ATGCGCCCAGTCGCACCCCCGCCTGCCCCGGCCGCCCGACTGGTCGGCATCGGCATGGGACCGGGTGATCCGGAGCTGGTGACCGTCAAGGCCGTCCGCCTGCTGACCGAGGCCGACGTGGTCGTGGTCCCGGTGATGGACAGCGGCGAGACCGGCCGGGCCGAGGCCACCGTGCTGCACCACGCCGCCGCCGCCAAGGTCGAACGGATCGTCTTCGCCCTGAACGAGCGTCAGGACCGGGCCCGCCGCGAGGCCGCCTGGGACGCCGCCGGGGCCCGGGTCGCGGAACTGCTGCGGACCCACGGGCTGGTGGCCTTCGCCACCATCGGCGACCCCAACGTCTACTCCACCTTCACCTATCTGGCGCAGACCCTGACCGCGCTGATCCCCGGGCTGGCGGTGGAGACCGTGCCCGGGATCACCGCCATGCAGGACCTCGCCGCGCGCAGCGGCACCGTCCTGGCCGAGGGCACCGAGCCGCTGACCCTGGTCCCGGTCACCGCCGGGTCGGCCGTCCTCCGGGACGCCCTGGCCGGTCCCGGCACCGTCGTCGCCTACAAGTTCGGCCGGCTGGCGGCCGAGGTGAAGGCGGCCCTGGCGGACACCGGGCGCGACCGGGACGCGGTCTGGGGGGCCTCGCTCGGCCTGCCCGACGAACAGATCCGACCGGCGGGACACCCCCTCGACGGTCCGCTCCCCTACCTGTCCACGCTGATCGCACCGGCGACCCGAACCACCCGCGGAGGCAAGCTGTGA
- a CDS encoding SMI1/KNR4 family protein, whose product MEQVAREITAEVVAQAPEGWTECVLRGHGSRMSTGLSGGGYVVPSRPGLFFGLPSPHQGLAKLASSFRETHGWESIVLELTCRPSGGFELVAFRGALQPGSGYEDGWTLTVDPGFQLSEPGAADGEEPSGLRQAGDPAEAVQRLRDVLRQHAERVGAEAEMPAPVTEAQLAAAERHLGRPLPADLRALYLEADGDGGSEALAGYCWLPLSGALAARDDYIGVPTWFDWELGWRQVVFDADPPNTVRRCSGHPGWLPFATWFDGNFFAVDLAPAADGRPGQVIEVGRDFNDGPRYVASSVTAWLGQVLGRPDPHPAQQSGYGSRQLVVSALDEQLASGVQAIHLNDAASPVDLVPLSATPHLRRLHLNRCATTDLSPVAALPVEDLAIDLASEADLMPLAGHPHLASLAVGSETPIDLAPLRTLPALRSLDLSRCPTTDLALLADLPGLRYLALSATQWTALIGVGRLPAPLAGARLAGAPPLTAALDLLAALGVDTSTAYRLSGTVEDAS is encoded by the coding sequence GTGGAACAGGTGGCACGGGAGATCACGGCGGAGGTCGTGGCCCAGGCGCCGGAGGGCTGGACGGAGTGCGTGCTGCGGGGGCACGGGAGCCGGATGAGCACCGGCCTCTCCGGAGGCGGGTACGTCGTGCCGAGCCGTCCGGGCCTCTTCTTCGGGCTGCCTTCCCCGCACCAGGGCCTCGCCAAGTTGGCGTCCTCGTTCCGGGAGACCCACGGCTGGGAGTCCATCGTCCTGGAGTTGACCTGCCGCCCGTCGGGCGGCTTCGAGCTGGTGGCGTTCCGGGGCGCGCTGCAGCCCGGGAGCGGCTACGAGGACGGTTGGACACTGACCGTCGATCCCGGCTTCCAACTGTCCGAACCGGGCGCAGCCGACGGAGAAGAACCGTCCGGGCTGCGCCAGGCCGGGGACCCGGCGGAGGCCGTCCAGCGGCTGCGGGACGTACTCCGGCAGCACGCCGAACGCGTCGGCGCGGAAGCGGAGATGCCCGCGCCCGTCACCGAGGCTCAGCTCGCCGCCGCCGAGCGCCACCTCGGCCGACCGCTGCCCGCAGACCTTCGGGCGCTCTACCTGGAGGCAGACGGGGATGGCGGCAGCGAGGCGCTGGCCGGGTACTGCTGGCTGCCGCTCAGCGGGGCCCTGGCCGCGCGCGACGACTACATCGGAGTCCCGACCTGGTTTGACTGGGAGCTCGGCTGGCGCCAGGTGGTCTTCGACGCCGACCCGCCGAACACGGTGCGCCGTTGCTCGGGGCATCCGGGCTGGCTTCCGTTCGCCACCTGGTTCGACGGCAACTTCTTCGCGGTCGACCTCGCGCCTGCCGCAGACGGCCGTCCCGGTCAGGTGATCGAGGTCGGCCGCGACTTCAACGACGGTCCGCGCTATGTCGCTTCCTCCGTCACCGCCTGGCTCGGCCAGGTCCTGGGTCGGCCCGATCCCCACCCCGCGCAGCAGTCCGGGTACGGATCGCGCCAGTTGGTGGTCTCAGCTCTGGACGAGCAGCTCGCGTCGGGTGTCCAGGCGATCCATCTCAATGACGCCGCGTCGCCCGTTGACCTCGTCCCGCTCTCCGCCACACCGCACCTGCGGCGCCTGCACCTCAACCGCTGCGCCACCACCGACCTGTCCCCCGTGGCAGCACTTCCCGTCGAGGATCTGGCCATCGACCTCGCCTCCGAGGCCGACCTCATGCCGCTCGCCGGCCACCCGCACCTCGCCTCACTCGCCGTCGGCTCGGAGACCCCGATCGACCTCGCCCCGCTGCGCACCCTGCCTGCGCTTCGCTCCCTCGACCTGTCCCGTTGCCCCACAACGGACTTGGCGTTGCTGGCCGATCTCCCCGGCTTGCGCTACCTCGCCCTCTCCGCAACCCAGTGGACAGCCCTGATCGGCGTCGGCCGCCTTCCCGCCCCCCTTGCTGGCGCCCGCCTGGCCGGAGCCCCGCCCCTCACCGCCGCCCTCGACCTGCTCGCTGCCCTCGGCGTCGACACCTCCACGGCCTACCGCCTCTCCGGCACCGTCGAGGACGCCTCCTGA
- the cobM gene encoding precorrin-4 C(11)-methyltransferase: MSSATPEADPTAESEPVGRITFVGAGPGAADLLTFRAARAIAEADTVIWAASLVQEEVLEHARPDAEILDSSLIPMEDVLAVYARAAAEGRKVARIHSGDPSLWGAVQEQLDRCRELGLETEIVPGVSSFAAVAAIAQRELTIPEVAQSVILTRLGGGKTPMPPGEEVRDFARHGTTMAIFLSAARAKQLVEELTEGGYPPETPVVIAYQATWPDELVLTGTLETLEAQVKEHKLWKHTLFLVGPALAATGTRSHLYHPGHFHGFRRADPEARRALRAAKP; the protein is encoded by the coding sequence GTGAGCAGCGCGACCCCTGAGGCCGATCCGACGGCCGAGTCCGAACCGGTCGGCAGGATCACCTTCGTCGGCGCCGGCCCCGGCGCGGCCGACCTGCTGACCTTCCGCGCCGCCCGTGCCATCGCCGAGGCCGACACCGTCATCTGGGCCGCCAGCCTGGTCCAGGAGGAGGTGCTGGAGCACGCCCGGCCGGACGCCGAGATCCTCGACTCCTCGCTGATCCCGATGGAGGACGTGCTCGCGGTCTACGCCCGTGCCGCCGCCGAGGGCCGGAAGGTGGCCCGGATCCACTCCGGCGACCCCTCGCTCTGGGGCGCGGTGCAGGAGCAGTTGGACCGCTGCCGCGAGCTCGGCCTGGAGACCGAGATCGTCCCCGGCGTCTCCTCCTTCGCGGCCGTGGCCGCCATCGCCCAGCGCGAGCTGACCATTCCCGAGGTCGCCCAGAGCGTGATCCTGACCCGGCTCGGCGGCGGCAAGACGCCGATGCCGCCCGGCGAGGAGGTCCGCGACTTCGCCCGGCACGGCACCACCATGGCCATCTTCCTCTCGGCGGCGCGGGCCAAGCAGCTGGTGGAGGAGCTGACCGAGGGCGGCTACCCGCCGGAGACCCCGGTGGTCATCGCCTACCAGGCGACCTGGCCCGACGAACTGGTGCTGACCGGCACCCTGGAGACGCTGGAGGCGCAGGTGAAGGAGCACAAGCTGTGGAAGCACACGCTGTTCCTGGTCGGCCCCGCGCTGGCCGCCACCGGCACCCGCTCGCACCTCTACCACCCCGGCCACTTCCACGGCTTCCGGCGCGCGGATCCCGAGGCGCGGCGCGCCCTGCGGGCCGCCAAGCCATGA
- the cobC gene encoding Rv2231c family pyridoxal phosphate-dependent protein CobC, with the protein MPTERTATERTATERTATGQAAEPDLRHHGDREVAGGGLVDLAVNVRTGTPPPWLRSLLADSLAGLAAYPDGRAARAAVAARHGRPVAETLLTSGAAEAFVLLARTLRPRRAMVVHPQFTEPEAALRDAGHPVERLLLRPEDGFRLDPARVPADADLVVVGNPTNPTSVLHPAADLAALARPGRTLVVDEAFADTVPGEPESLAGRSGLPGLVVLRSLTKTWGLAGLRIGYALAAAETIAALSAAQPLWPVSAPALVAAEACSTPAALAEADAAAEQLSADREFLLRGLAGIPGVEVFGTPAASFVLVRLPGAAALRERLREQGFALRRGDTFPGLGPDWLRIAVRDPATTGRLLTAWAALHS; encoded by the coding sequence ATGCCCACTGAGCGGACTGCCACCGAGCGGACTGCCACCGAGCGGACTGCCACCGGTCAGGCCGCCGAGCCGGACCTCCGGCACCACGGCGACCGCGAGGTCGCCGGCGGCGGCCTGGTCGACCTCGCGGTGAACGTCCGCACCGGCACGCCCCCGCCGTGGCTGCGTTCGCTGCTCGCCGACAGCCTGGCGGGACTGGCCGCCTACCCCGACGGCCGCGCCGCCCGCGCGGCCGTCGCGGCCCGGCACGGCCGCCCGGTCGCCGAGACCCTGCTCACCTCGGGCGCGGCCGAGGCCTTCGTGCTGCTCGCCCGGACGCTGCGGCCGCGCCGGGCGATGGTGGTGCACCCGCAGTTCACCGAGCCGGAGGCGGCACTGCGGGACGCCGGCCACCCGGTGGAGCGGCTGCTGCTGCGCCCGGAGGACGGCTTCAGGCTCGACCCGGCCCGGGTCCCGGCCGACGCCGACCTGGTGGTGGTCGGCAACCCGACCAACCCGACCTCGGTGCTGCACCCGGCCGCCGACCTGGCGGCGCTGGCCCGTCCGGGCCGGACGCTGGTGGTGGACGAGGCCTTCGCCGACACCGTCCCCGGCGAGCCGGAGAGTCTGGCCGGTCGCAGTGGTCTGCCCGGTCTGGTGGTGCTGCGCAGCCTGACCAAGACCTGGGGTCTGGCCGGCCTCCGGATCGGCTACGCCCTGGCCGCCGCCGAGACCATTGCCGCGCTCTCCGCCGCCCAGCCGCTCTGGCCGGTCTCCGCCCCGGCCCTGGTCGCGGCCGAGGCGTGCAGCACCCCGGCCGCCCTGGCCGAGGCCGATGCGGCGGCCGAACAGCTGTCCGCCGACCGGGAGTTCCTGCTGCGCGGGCTGGCCGGGATCCCCGGCGTCGAGGTCTTCGGCACCCCGGCCGCCTCCTTCGTCCTGGTCCGGCTCCCCGGCGCGGCGGCACTGCGCGAGCGACTGCGCGAGCAGGGCTTCGCTCTCCGCCGGGGCGACACCTTCCCGGGCCTCGGCCCCGACTGGCTCCGCATCGCCGTCCGCGACCCCGCCACCACCGGGCGGCTGCTGACCGCCTGGGCGGCGCTGCACTCCTAG
- a CDS encoding DUF397 domain-containing protein gives MSKHIEDASTLPVSWTKSSASGNDNNCVEIASADGAVFIRDSKNPTGPALAFTRSEWAAALAGAKSGEFDAI, from the coding sequence GTGAGTAAGCACATCGAGGACGCCTCCACCCTGCCCGTCAGCTGGACCAAGTCGTCGGCGTCGGGGAACGACAACAACTGCGTCGAGATCGCCTCGGCCGACGGTGCAGTGTTCATCCGCGACTCCAAGAACCCGACCGGCCCGGCCCTCGCCTTCACCCGCTCCGAGTGGGCCGCTGCCCTGGCCGGCGCCAAGAGTGGCGAGTTCGACGCAATCTGA
- a CDS encoding ATP-binding protein, which translates to MAFPPRPRSVGRVRAQVRSVLDEWRIQDETVDALVLVASELVTNGIRVCSSANIVHVQLTMEEGSLLLEVSDPSAIWPCEVAAGPEDESGRGLLLARELAQELGAVARDHIGKTVCARFTLPAGRPGG; encoded by the coding sequence ATGGCATTCCCGCCCAGGCCGAGATCGGTCGGGCGCGTCCGCGCCCAGGTCCGCAGCGTCCTCGACGAGTGGAGGATCCAGGACGAGACCGTGGACGCTCTCGTCCTGGTCGCCTCCGAGTTGGTGACCAACGGCATCCGCGTCTGCTCCAGCGCCAACATCGTCCATGTCCAACTGACCATGGAAGAGGGCAGCTTGTTGCTGGAGGTCTCCGACCCCAGCGCGATCTGGCCCTGCGAGGTCGCGGCGGGCCCCGAGGACGAGAGTGGACGCGGACTACTGCTGGCCCGCGAACTTGCCCAGGAACTCGGAGCGGTGGCGCGCGATCACATCGGAAAGACCGTCTGCGCCCGCTTCACACTCCCGGCCGGCAGGCCGGGCGGGTAG
- a CDS encoding precorrin-8X methylmutase: MTPRQVHPIERESYRRLRARADTSHLPPLTRAVAERIVHSSADLGYLDELVIAEESVLRSAADALAAGAPLVADVEMVAAGITARRALCRVREAKGDPATGLTRSAAAVRMALAEVGPGAVWVIGCAPTALEELLRLDARPALVIGLPVGFVGAAESKAALRASGLPAVSNISEKGGSAVAAAAANALLYPDLYDADLYDAAPNDAEEPSV, translated from the coding sequence ATGACCCCTCGCCAGGTCCACCCCATCGAACGCGAGTCCTACCGTCGGCTGCGGGCCCGCGCCGACACCAGCCACCTGCCGCCGCTGACCCGCGCGGTGGCCGAGCGGATCGTCCACTCCAGCGCCGACCTCGGCTACCTGGACGAGCTGGTGATCGCCGAGGAGTCGGTGCTCCGGTCCGCCGCCGACGCGCTGGCCGCCGGGGCGCCGCTGGTCGCGGACGTCGAGATGGTGGCCGCCGGGATCACCGCCCGCCGGGCGCTGTGCCGGGTGCGCGAGGCCAAGGGCGACCCGGCGACCGGGCTGACCCGCTCGGCCGCCGCCGTCCGGATGGCGCTGGCCGAGGTCGGCCCCGGCGCGGTCTGGGTGATCGGCTGCGCCCCGACCGCGCTGGAGGAGCTGCTGCGGCTGGACGCCCGTCCGGCGCTGGTCATCGGCCTGCCGGTGGGCTTCGTCGGCGCGGCCGAGTCCAAGGCGGCGCTGCGCGCCTCCGGGCTGCCCGCCGTCAGCAACATCTCCGAGAAGGGCGGTTCGGCGGTGGCCGCGGCCGCCGCGAACGCCCTGCTCTACCCCGACCTGTACGACGCCGACCTGTACGACGCCGCCCCGAACGACGCTGAGGAGCCCTCCGTATGA
- a CDS encoding bifunctional cobalt-precorrin-7 (C(5))-methyltransferase/cobalt-precorrin-6B (C(15))-methyltransferase, which yields MTGPALRPVSGVPQRWITVLGSGPLPGRPELVADADLVLGGRRNLDAAGVPADRALVLGPLAPALDAVAALAPASAPAPAPAPAPAPSDGASATTARVLVLASGDPGFFGIVRALAERFGPDALDVRPGTSSVAEAFARIGLPWDDAVVVSAHGRDPRTAFNACRSQRKTAVLTAPGAGPAEIGAALLAVPGIERRLVVATDLGTATERVEELTPAQAAARDWPGVQVVLCLAVADGAGGADGAVGPMRALAGPTEGPDGWALSEEAFEHRDSMVTKAEVRALALARLGPRLGTLVWDVGAGSGSVAIECARLGAAVVAVERTEDGVRRIRANARAHGVDVGVVHGSAPGALDGLPAPDAVFIGGGGADLPAVVTACAERALRTVVVTLAALDRVPDVRAALLAAGFTAEGVQLQAARLAPLPGGVSRLAAINPVFVLWGTRTAPGSIPVDSSATTAPSGDS from the coding sequence ATGACCGGCCCCGCGCTGCGCCCGGTGAGCGGCGTACCGCAGCGGTGGATCACGGTCCTGGGCTCAGGGCCGCTCCCCGGACGCCCGGAGCTGGTCGCCGACGCCGACCTGGTGCTCGGCGGACGCCGGAACCTGGACGCGGCCGGCGTGCCCGCCGACCGCGCGCTGGTCCTCGGCCCGCTCGCGCCCGCGCTGGACGCCGTCGCCGCGCTCGCCCCCGCGTCCGCCCCCGCACCCGCACCCGCACCCGCACCCGCACCCAGCGACGGGGCGTCGGCAACGACCGCCCGGGTGCTGGTGCTGGCCTCCGGCGACCCGGGGTTCTTCGGCATCGTCCGCGCCCTGGCCGAGCGCTTCGGGCCGGACGCGCTCGACGTCAGGCCCGGTACCAGCAGCGTCGCCGAGGCCTTCGCCCGGATCGGCCTGCCCTGGGACGACGCCGTGGTGGTCAGCGCCCACGGCCGCGACCCGCGCACCGCCTTCAACGCCTGCCGCTCGCAGCGCAAGACCGCCGTGCTGACCGCGCCCGGCGCCGGACCGGCCGAGATCGGCGCGGCGCTGCTCGCCGTGCCCGGGATCGAGCGGCGGCTGGTGGTGGCCACCGACCTGGGCACCGCGACCGAGCGGGTCGAGGAGCTGACGCCGGCCCAGGCGGCGGCCCGGGACTGGCCCGGCGTCCAGGTGGTGCTCTGCCTCGCCGTCGCGGACGGTGCGGGCGGTGCGGACGGTGCGGTCGGCCCGATGCGCGCGCTGGCCGGGCCGACCGAGGGCCCGGACGGCTGGGCACTGTCCGAGGAGGCGTTCGAGCACCGGGACTCGATGGTCACCAAGGCCGAGGTGCGGGCCCTGGCACTGGCCAGGCTCGGGCCCCGGCTGGGCACCCTGGTTTGGGACGTGGGGGCGGGCAGCGGCTCGGTCGCGATCGAGTGCGCCCGGCTGGGCGCAGCGGTGGTGGCGGTGGAGCGCACCGAGGACGGGGTGCGCCGGATCCGCGCCAACGCGCGGGCGCACGGCGTCGACGTCGGAGTGGTGCACGGAAGCGCACCCGGGGCGCTCGACGGCCTGCCCGCGCCGGACGCGGTCTTCATCGGCGGCGGCGGGGCCGACCTGCCGGCCGTCGTCACCGCCTGCGCCGAGCGGGCGCTGCGCACCGTGGTGGTCACCCTGGCCGCCCTGGACCGGGTCCCCGACGTCCGGGCCGCACTGCTCGCGGCCGGGTTCACCGCCGAGGGCGTCCAGCTCCAGGCCGCCCGGCTGGCGCCGCTGCCGGGCGGGGTGAGCCGACTGGCCGCGATCAACCCGGTCTTCGTGCTCTGGGGCACCAGGACCGCCCCCGGGTCCATACCTGTCGACTCATCAGCAACCACCGCACCATCGGGAGACTCATAG
- a CDS encoding sirohydrochlorin chelatase has product MNPPALLLVGHGTRDEEGAEAFRSFVAGLRDRLPDTPVGGGFIELSPPPLADAVAELVAGGATRFAAVPLVLVSAGHAKGDIPAALVRERERHPGTSFGYGRPLGPHPALLTVLERRLDEVLPRELRAETTVLLVGRGSTDPDANAEVVKVARLLWEGRGLAGVETAFVSLAAPDVPSGLERCRLLGAKRIVVLPYFLFTGILPTRVEQQAADWATAHSGVDVRQAAVMGASEELAELVLERYREALAGDLRMNCDTCVYRIAMPGFEDRVGAEQRPHHHPDDPGHSHSHGSHSHAH; this is encoded by the coding sequence ATGAACCCCCCCGCACTGCTGCTGGTCGGTCACGGCACCCGGGACGAGGAGGGCGCGGAGGCGTTCCGTTCCTTCGTCGCCGGGCTGCGCGACCGGCTGCCGGACACCCCCGTCGGCGGCGGCTTCATCGAGCTCTCCCCGCCGCCGCTGGCCGACGCCGTCGCCGAGCTGGTCGCGGGCGGGGCCACCCGCTTCGCGGCGGTGCCGCTGGTGCTGGTCTCGGCCGGGCACGCCAAGGGCGACATCCCGGCCGCGCTGGTGCGCGAGCGCGAGCGCCACCCCGGCACCTCCTTCGGCTACGGCCGCCCGCTCGGCCCGCACCCGGCCCTGTTGACCGTGCTGGAGCGGCGGTTGGACGAGGTGCTGCCGCGCGAGCTGCGCGCGGAGACCACCGTGCTGCTGGTCGGCCGGGGCTCGACCGACCCGGACGCCAACGCCGAGGTGGTCAAGGTCGCCCGGCTGCTGTGGGAGGGCCGGGGACTGGCCGGGGTCGAGACCGCGTTCGTCTCGCTGGCCGCGCCCGACGTCCCCTCCGGCCTGGAGCGCTGCCGGCTGCTGGGCGCGAAGCGGATAGTCGTGCTGCCCTACTTCCTGTTCACCGGCATCCTGCCGACCCGGGTCGAGCAGCAGGCGGCCGACTGGGCGACGGCCCACTCCGGGGTCGACGTGCGGCAGGCGGCGGTGATGGGCGCCTCCGAGGAGCTGGCCGAGCTGGTCCTGGAGCGCTACCGCGAGGCCCTGGCCGGGGACCTGCGGATGAACTGCGACACCTGCGTCTACCGGATAGCCATGCCCGGCTTCGAGGACCGGGTCGGCGCCGAGCAGCGCCCCCACCACCACCCGGACGACCCCGGGCACAGCCACTCGCACGGCAGCCACTCCCATGCCCACTGA
- the cobJ gene encoding precorrin-3B C(17)-methyltransferase encodes MIGLIAATAAGRRSAARLAAADPEFALYTEPTVAASVRRAWTECEQLVCFLATGATVRLIAPLLADKHTDPGVVCVDESTRFAVALVGGHEGGANALAARVAEALEAQPVVTTATDATGVPGLDTLGLPVTGDLAALSRALLDGEPVRLVADAVHPLPALPPNVSADAAADAPTLCLSDRLPAAGSTVPTVQLYPRSLVVGVGASRGVPTEEVLDLVRSALAEAGLSPLAVGCLASVDAKAEEPGLVEAARTLGVELLTHPAEALAAVAVPNPSAAPLAAVGTPSVAEAAALLESGGELVVAKRKSEPEGRAAMCTVAVARRPVRGRLAVVGLGPGARDLLTPRARQELRRASVIVGLDQYVDQIRDLLRPGTRIEETGLGAEEERARSAVRLAEEGHAVALIGSGDAGVYAMASPALAEAGADIDVVGVPGVTAALAASSLLGAPMGHDHVSISLSDLHTPWEVIERRVRAAAEADLVVTFYNPRSRGRDWQLPKALSLLAEHREPATTPVGVAHAISRADEWHTVTTLAEIDVTTVDMTTVVVVGNTASRTVAGRMVTPRGYRWQG; translated from the coding sequence GTGATTGGCCTGATCGCGGCCACCGCCGCCGGCCGCCGGTCCGCCGCCCGGCTCGCCGCCGCCGACCCGGAGTTCGCCCTCTACACGGAGCCGACCGTCGCCGCCTCCGTGCGCCGGGCCTGGACCGAGTGCGAGCAGCTGGTCTGCTTCCTGGCGACCGGCGCGACCGTACGGCTGATCGCCCCGCTGCTCGCGGACAAGCACACCGACCCCGGGGTGGTCTGCGTCGACGAGTCCACCCGCTTCGCGGTGGCCCTGGTCGGCGGGCACGAGGGCGGCGCCAACGCGCTGGCCGCCCGGGTCGCCGAGGCGCTGGAGGCACAGCCGGTGGTGACCACGGCGACCGACGCGACCGGCGTCCCCGGTCTGGACACCCTCGGCCTGCCGGTCACCGGCGACCTGGCGGCGCTGAGCCGGGCGCTGCTGGACGGCGAGCCGGTCCGGCTGGTCGCCGACGCCGTCCACCCGCTGCCCGCGCTGCCGCCGAACGTCTCCGCCGACGCGGCGGCGGACGCCCCGACCCTCTGCCTCAGCGACCGGCTGCCGGCAGCGGGATCGACCGTCCCCACCGTCCAGTTGTACCCGCGCAGCCTGGTCGTCGGCGTCGGCGCCAGCCGGGGCGTCCCGACCGAGGAGGTGCTCGACCTGGTCCGCTCCGCCCTGGCCGAGGCCGGGCTCAGCCCGCTCGCGGTCGGCTGCCTGGCCAGCGTGGACGCCAAGGCCGAGGAGCCGGGGCTGGTCGAGGCCGCCCGGACGCTCGGCGTCGAGCTGCTGACCCACCCGGCCGAGGCGCTGGCCGCCGTCGCCGTGCCCAACCCCTCGGCCGCGCCGCTGGCCGCCGTCGGCACGCCCAGCGTCGCCGAGGCGGCGGCGCTGCTGGAGTCCGGGGGCGAACTGGTGGTCGCCAAGCGGAAGTCCGAGCCCGAGGGCCGGGCCGCGATGTGCACCGTCGCCGTCGCCCGCCGCCCGGTGCGCGGCCGGCTGGCCGTGGTCGGGCTCGGCCCCGGCGCGCGCGACCTGCTCACCCCGCGCGCCCGGCAGGAGCTGCGCCGGGCGTCGGTGATCGTCGGCCTGGACCAGTACGTCGACCAGATCCGCGACCTGCTGCGCCCCGGCACCCGGATCGAGGAGACCGGCCTCGGCGCGGAGGAGGAGCGCGCCCGCAGCGCGGTCCGACTGGCCGAGGAGGGCCACGCGGTGGCGCTGATCGGCAGCGGCGACGCCGGCGTCTACGCCATGGCCTCCCCCGCGCTGGCCGAGGCCGGGGCGGACATCGACGTGGTCGGCGTCCCAGGGGTGACCGCCGCGCTGGCCGCCTCCTCGCTGCTGGGCGCGCCGATGGGCCACGACCACGTCTCGATCAGCCTGTCCGACCTGCACACCCCCTGGGAGGTGATCGAGCGCCGGGTCCGCGCCGCCGCCGAGGCCGACCTGGTGGTCACCTTCTACAACCCGCGCAGCCGGGGCCGGGACTGGCAGCTGCCGAAGGCGCTGTCGCTGCTGGCCGAGCACCGGGAGCCGGCCACCACGCCGGTCGGCGTGGCCCACGCCATCTCCCGCGCGGACGAGTGGCACACCGTCACCACCCTGGCCGAGATCGACGTGACCACGGTCGACATGACCACCGTGGTGGTCGTCGGCAACACCGCCTCGCGCACCGTCGCCGGCCGCATGGTCACCCCGCGCGGCTACCGGTGGCAGGGGTGA
- a CDS encoding helix-turn-helix domain-containing protein gives MTAPTVRRRQLGAELRKLRDSKGLFLEDVERGTGIDSAKLSRLETAKSAAKLPDIVRLLDFYEFEGDGRELLLSLAKDGGQRGWWLAYRDRLSPFNWDLVTLEDGASRIMAYQPSLLHGLLQTSPYARVAIKATRLEDRGTPIESQIEIRMARQAVLTKPNPPTFWGVIHESALMIRIDNVAVMRDQLDRLRHMSEMPNVEIQIMPANSAPHPGLGGAFTILGFSEQHDLDVVHTEGLLNSIYVEDRAEVELYAAAFQKITAEAMPLDASLRFITELRDKISE, from the coding sequence ATGACTGCACCGACAGTCCGTCGCCGGCAACTCGGCGCCGAACTGCGCAAGCTTCGCGACAGCAAGGGCCTGTTCCTGGAGGACGTGGAGCGGGGCACCGGCATCGACTCGGCCAAGCTCTCCCGACTGGAGACCGCGAAGAGCGCCGCCAAGCTGCCCGACATCGTCAGACTGCTGGACTTCTACGAGTTCGAGGGCGACGGCCGGGAACTGCTCCTGTCGCTGGCCAAGGACGGTGGGCAGCGCGGCTGGTGGCTCGCCTACCGGGACCGGCTCTCCCCGTTCAACTGGGACCTGGTCACGCTGGAGGACGGCGCATCGAGGATCATGGCCTACCAGCCGTCCCTGCTCCACGGACTCCTCCAGACCTCGCCGTACGCGCGGGTGGCGATCAAGGCGACGCGACTGGAAGACCGGGGGACGCCGATCGAGTCCCAGATCGAGATCCGGATGGCCCGGCAGGCGGTGCTCACCAAGCCGAACCCGCCGACCTTCTGGGGCGTGATCCACGAGTCCGCCCTGATGATCCGGATCGACAACGTGGCAGTGATGCGCGATCAGCTCGACCGGCTGCGACACATGTCGGAGATGCCCAACGTCGAGATCCAGATCATGCCGGCGAATTCGGCGCCGCACCCGGGCCTGGGCGGTGCCTTCACCATCCTCGGCTTCTCCGAGCAGCACGACCTCGACGTGGTCCACACCGAGGGTCTGCTGAACTCGATCTATGTCGAGGACAGGGCAGAAGTCGAGTTGTACGCTGCGGCCTTCCAGAAGATCACGGCCGAGGCCATGCCCCTGGACGCATCGCTCCGTTTCATCACCGAACTGAGGGACAAGATCAGTGAGTAA